The following coding sequences lie in one Mycobacterium sp. Z3061 genomic window:
- a CDS encoding type I polyketide synthase: MATAEVTEPPAGFAIVGYAARFPGAGDADEFWELLRQGRDAVSEVPRERWDADEFFDPDPDAPGKVVTRRAGFIDDVTGFDAPFFGLSAREVRLMDPQHRLLLETAWRAVEHSGIAPTALANTNTGVFVGLSTHDYLGMASDELDYPEIEAYMAIGTAAAAAAGRISYRLGLQGPAVTVDTACSSSLVAIHQACQALRLGECDLALAGGANVLLSPATMITFSQAHMLAPDGRCKTFDAAADGYVRGEGCGVIVVKRLADAIRDGDRIRAVIRGSAINQDGASGGLTVPNGIAQQRVIAEALRRAGVAPADVGYLEAHGTGTSLGDPIEVQAAGAVFGEGRDGTPPLLIGSAKTNIGHLEAAAGIAGVMKVVLSLENELLPPHLNFRDPSPHIPWDRLAVQVVKEATSWERNGRPRLAGVSSFGFSGTNAHVILEEAPAQPEKADAATDSAGPRFSVLPLSARTPAALIQLAEQYRDWFSEHPEAALADVSFSAGVGRAHFEHRAALVANSTDSARELLAALADDRPAPGLVRGECADPPKTAWLFPGQGSQFPGMARELFDNEPVFAETVNRCAAVVADVLERPLLEVIFETDSPDGQDMLRQTAYAQPALFAVEMGLARLWQSWGFEPDVVLGHSVGQYSAACVAGVFSLEDGASLLAERGRLFGDLPAGGRMAAVFTDSERVEGLTEEFPRLSVAAYNGANTVLSGPGEDLDRAVAGLKADGVRCEWLDTSHAFHSALLDPALDEFEAFAGRFEYLPPQRILVCNRTGAALGRQVKLDGQYWRRHARQPIEFAKSVATLADLGCKLLLEVGPQPVLTAAALRAWPDPSTAPRAIASMRRNGADLRQITEAVADAYVAGHLPRFGALQPGRPRQLDLPTYPFQRRHYWFRDKRVQPSGKSDRSTALRTEAVRLLEDGRIDELAALLDGTGGNQQTVDVLTRLAAQHNQQRETQSIAGDRYEIRWEKAVFASAGADSSWLLIADDGDAVAPLVEVLTARGHRHRVHGLPASEADEQRLEAVLREAAADEPSLRIVVLSAVESDTTPSMRSLLRMQHRVLGGARRLFRAAAAAEIRNPIWLVTSGAQRVTGTDAVSPVQSCLWGFGRSASLEHPQLWGGLADLSSGSADEWSRLIDAATAGASGATEDQVALRDQAVYVPRLVRRAGAPVATPLALRGDATYLVTGGLGAVGLEIAGYLAAHGAGHLVLTGRRAPNKDTQQRIDALRQQTGAEVRTVAADVANPHDVDRLIATVAAELPPLAGIVHAAGEIGSTPLRSLDDAEVDRVFAGKVWGAWNLSEATADVPLDFFLSTSSIASVWGSFGQTAYSAANAFLDGLSSRMREQNYLSVNFGPWMSGSAGMADEEARAQLKKRGVVTMAPGDALAGMAELIVTHSAQGVVARIDWERFLPIYQQTGRRAFLGELEREIPESATAPTASGTTKLVERLTVAPVQQRKKLVVDYLREVVAEVTRVDAAEIRDEAGFFDLGMDSLMAVELRRRVEHGVGKALPATLAMDYPRLVDVADYLLTDVLQLNAPATVKTETPAAVAVTSGLVDEPIAIVAVACRFPGAADPEAYWELLANGVDAIREIPDDRFDVDEYYDPDPETPGKIYSRCGGYLDAIDGFDPEFFGISPREAVWMDPQQRLMLEIAWEGLERAGYSPASLRGSRSGIFVGVAANEYSHLLTAESVNSIEAHFITGNALNAIAGRVAFALGLEGPAVAVDTACSSSLVAVHEACGALRSGDCDLVLAGGVNVLLSPASLIAASRARMLSPDGRCKTFDAAADGYVRSEGCGILVLKRLSDAVRDGDRVQAIIRGSAVNQDGASSGLTVPNGGAQQRLIAAALARAHVAGNDVDYLEAHGTGTSLGDPIEVQAAAAAYGAGRDANHPLLMGSVKTNIGHLESAAGVAGLIKIVLSLQHEILPQNLHFENPSPHIPWDSLPVRVVDEATPWHANGRPRRAGVSSFGFTGTNAHVLIEEAPAPEPNAAADVPDGPVHVLPLSARSEQALVSLAERYASWLEDHPDADIGDVCYTAGVGRSHFEHRGALVLDSGATPVAGARDMLADLAANRLRPGVLRGTCGDPPTTAWLFTGQGSQYAGMARELFETEPVFAETVQRCADAIDGMLPRPLLEVLFATDREIGETLRHTSFAQPALFAIEMGLARLWQSWGIEPDVVLGHSVGQYAAACVAGVLSLEDGARLMAERGRLFGSLPDGGRMVAIFADPRHVEDVANQCPAVSVAAYNGPNTVLSGPGPDLERIVDTFNEEGIRCTWLDTSHAFHSALLDPVLDEFEAYAARLEFNVPTLPLVCNRTGTVLTAETELNGQYWRRHSRQPVQFADSVRTVAALGCTVLMEIGPQPILTAAAVQVWPEHSAPPRAIVSLRKGADARRQISEALAATYVAGHRPDFAARYRRPGHRLELPTYPFQRRHFWPKSSGVAPGDGTVVAGILGSAKDLASGDAVYTSRLSVKTQPWLSHHVIYGTVVVPGATYAAMALAAVGAPAHVRDVFFYEPIILPDKSSREVQLTLHPLEDGGGWTFRVHSRPYGVREAEWSLNADGTVVSGVEEEPAVEATDSIEAATERLSRTQTQQLFDTFADMELAWGPTWSTSLKALWVGDGEAIGDVAIGEELAEQLGSEPIHPVLLDLCTGVAFPAFPALLAAEHGVADLFLPLRYGRVMLAERMPRRFYCRARWQAGGLDSETQVFDLDFVDRDGRLLGGIREFTVKRAPREALLRGLGGDATRLLYTLGWNEVPPPAADDTAETADNTWLIAGFDELADVVPGSLRTNDIVDPERWVQLFAQAKDGGAPISGIVWRSGRRPGTDESSTEFAGRLEGELDQLLTLVRTALGQQDLKLPGGLWVVTERAVATEPGEPVDPVQAALWGLGRTVIAEQPQLRCRLVDHDGSQDAVQWLARLLAAPASPVAEPELALRQGKFLVSRLLPWARGGHLAVPRGTDYVLAPTERGAIDNLRLVETEVTAPAAGQAQIQVEAAGLNFRDVLNVLGLYPGDPGPIGGDFSGIVTELGDGVTGLEVGQRVFGFMQGAFASRVNVPAQLLAPVPKGLGAIAAASIPAAALTARLAFDWAKLRPGDRVLVHAASGGVGLAAVQLARQCGATVFATASAYKRAVLRELGVEYVYDSRTTDFADQILADTDGAGVDVVLNSLTNEGFLEATVRATARNGRFAEIAKRDIWTPEQMAAVRPDIDYEIVALDGTIMSDPEHIHRLLCEVSDGLGNGEWEPLHAEIYPLTEAKTAFRRMQQARHIGKIVLQMPNPLAPRGDRTYLITGGLGALGLHTAAYLAQLGAGDIVLTSRHLPDAEAQQAIDAIIERYRCRIHVFGADVGDESQVAELLNRIRAELPPLAGVAHLAGLLDDALLPQQSLERFRTTLAPKAFAAWHLHRLTKNDDLEFFIMYSSISSVLGSPGQANYAAANALLDGLVAERNAQGLTATSVNWGPWAKGGMAASHAARVNLGAQGLIPLDPTAALSALGELFAEGTGQATVIKANWQRTAKVLGGSRPAILDYVLPSAVAATQGDSELLRQLHEIPEGQRADFLTEYLQQEVQSFLRLAQPPAATSRFLDLGTDSLMAVELRNRLLGQFGGQLTISATAVFDYPTIRSLAEYLASQLPELMAESVPAPVGEAPEEPAAEPAEESADA; this comes from the coding sequence CCAACGTGCTGCTCAGCCCGGCGACGATGATCACCTTCTCGCAGGCCCACATGCTGGCCCCGGACGGCCGGTGCAAGACGTTCGACGCCGCCGCCGACGGTTACGTGCGCGGTGAAGGGTGCGGCGTCATCGTCGTGAAGCGGCTGGCCGACGCGATCCGCGACGGGGACCGGATCCGCGCCGTCATCCGCGGCAGCGCGATCAACCAGGACGGCGCCTCGGGTGGCCTGACGGTGCCCAACGGCATCGCTCAGCAACGGGTCATCGCCGAGGCGCTGCGGCGCGCCGGCGTGGCGCCGGCCGACGTCGGCTACCTCGAGGCCCACGGGACCGGAACGTCGCTGGGCGATCCCATCGAAGTCCAGGCCGCCGGTGCCGTGTTCGGGGAGGGACGCGACGGTACCCCGCCGCTCCTGATCGGGTCGGCGAAAACCAATATCGGGCATCTCGAGGCCGCCGCCGGCATCGCCGGCGTCATGAAGGTCGTGCTGTCGCTCGAGAACGAGTTGTTGCCGCCACACCTGAACTTCCGGGACCCGTCGCCCCACATCCCGTGGGACCGGCTGGCGGTGCAGGTCGTCAAGGAGGCCACCTCCTGGGAACGCAACGGCCGCCCGCGGCTGGCCGGCGTCAGTTCGTTCGGCTTCTCCGGCACGAACGCGCACGTCATCCTCGAGGAAGCGCCGGCGCAGCCCGAAAAGGCAGACGCGGCAACGGATTCGGCCGGCCCGCGGTTCAGCGTGCTGCCGCTGTCGGCCCGCACCCCGGCGGCGCTGATCCAGCTCGCCGAGCAATACCGCGATTGGTTTAGTGAACATCCCGAGGCCGCCCTGGCCGACGTGAGCTTTTCGGCAGGCGTTGGGCGCGCGCACTTCGAGCACCGCGCTGCCCTGGTGGCGAACTCGACGGACTCGGCGCGGGAGTTGCTCGCCGCGCTCGCCGACGACCGTCCGGCGCCCGGACTGGTGCGTGGCGAATGCGCCGACCCGCCCAAGACTGCGTGGTTGTTCCCCGGGCAGGGCAGCCAGTTCCCGGGCATGGCCCGCGAATTATTCGACAATGAGCCGGTTTTCGCGGAGACGGTGAACCGGTGCGCGGCGGTGGTCGCAGACGTGCTCGAAAGGCCGTTGCTGGAAGTCATTTTCGAGACCGACAGTCCGGACGGCCAAGACATGTTGCGCCAGACGGCGTACGCGCAGCCGGCGCTGTTCGCGGTGGAAATGGGTCTGGCGCGGCTCTGGCAGTCGTGGGGTTTCGAACCCGACGTGGTGCTGGGCCACAGTGTCGGCCAGTATTCCGCGGCGTGCGTGGCCGGCGTGTTCAGCCTCGAGGACGGGGCGTCGTTGCTCGCCGAGCGTGGCCGATTGTTCGGCGATCTGCCGGCCGGCGGTCGGATGGCGGCCGTGTTCACCGACAGCGAGCGGGTCGAGGGTCTCACCGAGGAGTTCCCGCGTCTGTCGGTGGCCGCCTACAACGGCGCAAACACCGTGTTGTCCGGACCTGGCGAGGATCTGGATCGCGCGGTGGCCGGGCTCAAGGCCGACGGCGTCCGGTGCGAATGGCTGGACACCAGCCACGCATTCCACTCCGCGCTGCTGGACCCAGCGCTCGACGAATTCGAGGCTTTCGCCGGCAGATTCGAATACCTTCCGCCGCAACGCATTCTGGTGTGCAACCGGACTGGTGCGGCGCTGGGCCGGCAGGTCAAACTCGACGGCCAGTACTGGCGTCGCCATGCCCGCCAGCCGATCGAGTTCGCCAAGAGCGTCGCCACCCTGGCCGACCTCGGCTGCAAGCTGCTGCTGGAGGTCGGACCGCAGCCGGTGCTGACCGCGGCAGCCCTGCGAGCCTGGCCGGACCCGTCGACCGCGCCGCGGGCGATCGCGTCGATGCGCCGCAACGGCGCCGACCTGCGCCAGATCACCGAAGCCGTTGCCGACGCCTACGTCGCCGGCCACCTGCCCCGCTTCGGAGCTCTACAGCCGGGACGGCCTCGCCAACTCGACCTGCCAACTTATCCGTTCCAGCGGCGCCACTACTGGTTCCGGGACAAGCGGGTGCAGCCGAGCGGAAAATCCGACCGGTCAACAGCTCTGCGCACCGAAGCCGTCCGGTTGCTCGAGGACGGCCGGATCGACGAACTTGCCGCGTTGCTCGACGGGACGGGCGGCAACCAGCAGACCGTCGACGTGCTGACCAGGCTGGCGGCGCAACACAACCAGCAGCGCGAGACGCAGTCCATCGCAGGTGACCGTTACGAGATCCGTTGGGAGAAAGCGGTTTTCGCATCAGCCGGTGCGGATTCGTCCTGGTTGCTGATCGCCGACGACGGCGATGCGGTGGCGCCGTTGGTCGAGGTGCTGACGGCACGCGGGCATCGGCACCGCGTCCACGGACTGCCGGCCTCCGAGGCCGACGAGCAACGACTCGAAGCCGTGTTGCGCGAAGCGGCCGCCGACGAACCGTCGCTGCGCATCGTGGTGCTCTCGGCTGTCGAATCCGACACCACGCCCTCGATGCGGTCGCTGTTGCGGATGCAGCACCGGGTTCTGGGTGGCGCGCGGCGACTCTTCCGGGCCGCCGCGGCCGCCGAGATCCGCAACCCGATCTGGCTGGTGACCTCCGGCGCACAACGGGTTACCGGTACCGACGCGGTATCGCCGGTGCAGAGCTGCCTGTGGGGATTCGGCCGGTCCGCCTCGCTGGAACATCCCCAGCTGTGGGGTGGGCTGGCGGATCTGTCCTCGGGCAGTGCCGACGAGTGGTCGCGGTTGATCGACGCCGCCACGGCCGGCGCTTCGGGAGCGACGGAAGACCAAGTGGCGCTTCGGGATCAGGCGGTGTACGTGCCGCGCCTGGTGCGCCGCGCCGGCGCGCCGGTCGCGACGCCACTGGCGCTACGTGGCGATGCGACCTATCTGGTGACCGGTGGCCTGGGTGCGGTCGGTCTGGAGATCGCCGGCTATCTGGCCGCGCACGGCGCCGGACATCTGGTGCTGACCGGCCGGCGCGCGCCGAACAAGGACACACAGCAGCGCATCGACGCCCTGCGCCAGCAGACCGGCGCCGAAGTCCGGACCGTCGCGGCCGACGTCGCCAACCCGCACGACGTCGACCGGCTGATCGCCACGGTGGCGGCCGAGTTGCCGCCGCTGGCCGGCATCGTGCACGCCGCGGGGGAGATCGGCAGCACCCCGCTGCGCAGCCTGGACGACGCTGAAGTGGATCGCGTTTTCGCCGGAAAAGTCTGGGGCGCTTGGAATCTGAGTGAAGCCACCGCGGACGTGCCGCTGGACTTCTTCCTCAGTACCTCCTCGATCGCCTCGGTGTGGGGCAGCTTCGGTCAGACGGCCTACAGCGCGGCCAACGCCTTCCTCGACGGGCTGTCCAGCCGGATGCGCGAGCAGAACTATCTCAGCGTCAACTTCGGTCCTTGGATGTCCGGGTCGGCGGGCATGGCCGACGAGGAGGCCCGCGCGCAGCTGAAGAAGCGCGGCGTGGTGACCATGGCGCCGGGCGACGCGCTGGCCGGGATGGCCGAGCTCATCGTCACCCATTCGGCTCAGGGCGTGGTGGCCCGCATCGACTGGGAGCGCTTCCTGCCGATTTACCAGCAGACCGGAAGACGCGCGTTCCTGGGTGAACTCGAGCGTGAGATACCCGAGTCGGCGACGGCGCCGACGGCGTCCGGGACCACGAAGCTGGTCGAGCGGCTCACGGTCGCTCCGGTGCAACAGCGCAAGAAGCTGGTCGTGGACTATCTGCGCGAGGTCGTCGCGGAGGTCACGCGGGTCGATGCGGCCGAGATCCGCGACGAGGCCGGCTTCTTCGACCTCGGCATGGATTCCCTGATGGCCGTCGAGTTGCGGCGCCGGGTCGAACACGGGGTCGGCAAAGCGCTGCCCGCGACCCTGGCGATGGACTACCCGCGGCTGGTCGACGTGGCGGATTATCTGCTCACCGACGTGCTGCAACTGAACGCTCCCGCGACGGTGAAGACGGAGACCCCCGCGGCGGTCGCGGTGACGAGCGGCCTCGTCGACGAGCCGATCGCGATCGTCGCGGTGGCTTGCCGCTTCCCCGGCGCCGCCGATCCCGAGGCGTACTGGGAACTGCTGGCCAACGGGGTCGACGCGATCCGCGAGATCCCCGATGACCGTTTCGACGTCGACGAGTACTACGACCCGGATCCCGAGACACCCGGCAAGATCTACAGCCGGTGCGGGGGATACCTCGACGCGATCGACGGCTTCGATCCGGAGTTCTTCGGCATCTCGCCGCGCGAAGCAGTGTGGATGGATCCGCAGCAGCGGTTGATGCTCGAGATCGCCTGGGAGGGCCTGGAACGGGCCGGGTATTCGCCGGCATCGTTGCGCGGCAGCCGAAGTGGGATCTTCGTCGGGGTGGCCGCCAACGAGTATTCGCACCTGCTGACGGCCGAGTCGGTCAACAGCATCGAAGCGCACTTCATCACCGGGAACGCGCTCAACGCCATCGCGGGCCGGGTCGCCTTCGCGCTCGGGCTGGAGGGGCCGGCCGTGGCGGTGGACACCGCCTGCAGTTCGTCGCTGGTGGCCGTGCACGAGGCCTGCGGGGCCCTGCGTTCCGGCGATTGCGATCTGGTGCTGGCCGGCGGGGTGAATGTGTTGCTGAGTCCGGCATCCCTGATCGCCGCGTCCCGCGCCAGAATGCTGTCCCCGGACGGCCGGTGCAAGACGTTCGACGCCGCCGCCGACGGTTACGTACGCAGCGAGGGCTGCGGCATTCTGGTGCTCAAGAGGCTCAGCGACGCAGTGCGCGACGGCGACCGGGTCCAGGCGATCATCCGGGGCAGCGCCGTCAACCAGGACGGCGCGTCCAGCGGCCTGACGGTGCCCAATGGCGGTGCCCAGCAACGACTTATCGCTGCGGCACTGGCCCGTGCGCACGTCGCCGGCAACGATGTCGACTACCTCGAGGCGCACGGTACCGGCACCTCGCTGGGTGACCCGATCGAAGTGCAGGCCGCCGCGGCGGCCTACGGCGCCGGTCGCGACGCGAACCACCCGTTGCTGATGGGGTCGGTGAAGACCAACATCGGCCACCTGGAGTCGGCCGCCGGGGTCGCGGGCCTGATCAAGATCGTGCTGTCGCTGCAGCACGAAATCCTGCCGCAGAACCTGCATTTCGAGAACCCCTCGCCGCACATCCCATGGGATTCCCTACCGGTGCGCGTCGTCGACGAAGCCACCCCGTGGCACGCCAACGGCCGCCCGCGCCGTGCGGGTGTCAGTTCTTTCGGGTTCACCGGCACCAACGCGCACGTCCTAATCGAAGAGGCGCCGGCACCGGAGCCGAACGCGGCAGCAGACGTTCCGGACGGGCCCGTGCATGTGCTGCCGCTGTCGGCCCGGTCCGAGCAGGCCCTGGTGTCGTTGGCGGAGCGGTACGCGTCCTGGCTGGAGGATCATCCGGACGCCGACATCGGTGACGTCTGCTACACCGCGGGCGTCGGGCGTTCGCATTTCGAACACCGGGGTGCCCTCGTCCTGGATTCCGGCGCCACCCCGGTCGCGGGGGCCCGCGACATGCTGGCCGACCTGGCCGCAAACCGGTTGCGCCCCGGCGTATTACGAGGCACGTGCGGCGACCCGCCGACGACGGCGTGGTTGTTCACCGGACAGGGCAGCCAGTATGCCGGCATGGCGCGCGAGCTCTTCGAAACCGAGCCGGTGTTCGCCGAGACCGTTCAACGGTGCGCGGACGCGATCGACGGGATGCTGCCGCGTCCGTTGCTCGAGGTGCTGTTTGCGACCGACCGGGAAATCGGGGAAACGCTGCGGCACACCTCTTTTGCCCAGCCCGCCCTGTTCGCGATCGAGATGGGTCTGGCCCGGCTGTGGCAGTCGTGGGGCATCGAGCCCGACGTGGTGCTCGGCCACAGCGTGGGCCAGTATGCGGCGGCGTGTGTGGCCGGAGTGCTCAGCCTCGAGGACGGGGCCCGGCTGATGGCCGAACGCGGCCGGTTGTTCGGCAGCCTTCCCGACGGCGGGCGGATGGTGGCGATCTTCGCCGACCCGCGCCACGTGGAGGACGTCGCCAACCAGTGCCCGGCGGTGTCGGTCGCCGCATACAACGGCCCCAACACGGTACTGTCGGGCCCCGGTCCGGATCTCGAACGGATCGTCGACACGTTCAACGAAGAAGGCATCCGCTGCACCTGGCTGGATACCAGCCACGCCTTCCATTCGGCGCTGCTGGACCCGGTGCTCGACGAATTCGAGGCGTACGCGGCGCGGCTGGAGTTCAACGTCCCCACGCTGCCACTCGTCTGCAACCGCACCGGTACCGTCCTCACCGCGGAAACCGAACTGAACGGCCAGTATTGGCGCCGGCACTCCCGCCAGCCCGTGCAGTTCGCCGACAGCGTGCGCACCGTCGCGGCGCTGGGGTGCACGGTGCTGATGGAGATCGGCCCGCAGCCGATTCTCACGGCGGCGGCGGTGCAGGTCTGGCCGGAACATTCGGCTCCGCCGCGAGCGATCGTCTCATTGCGCAAGGGCGCCGACGCCCGCCGGCAGATCTCCGAAGCCCTGGCCGCGACGTATGTCGCCGGGCATCGGCCGGACTTCGCCGCGCGCTACCGGCGGCCGGGTCACCGGCTGGAGTTGCCGACGTATCCCTTCCAGCGCCGGCACTTCTGGCCCAAGAGTTCCGGGGTCGCTCCCGGCGACGGTACGGTGGTCGCTGGAATCCTGGGCAGCGCAAAGGATCTCGCCTCCGGCGACGCCGTCTACACCAGCCGGCTCTCGGTCAAGACGCAACCCTGGCTGTCCCATCACGTCATCTACGGCACCGTGGTGGTTCCGGGTGCGACGTATGCGGCGATGGCCCTGGCCGCCGTCGGCGCGCCGGCGCACGTGCGGGACGTCTTCTTCTACGAGCCGATCATCCTGCCGGACAAGAGTTCCCGTGAGGTGCAGCTCACCCTGCATCCGCTCGAGGACGGTGGCGGCTGGACGTTCCGGGTACACAGCCGTCCCTACGGCGTTCGCGAAGCGGAGTGGTCGCTGAATGCGGACGGCACCGTCGTGAGCGGTGTCGAAGAGGAACCGGCGGTCGAGGCTACGGATTCCATCGAAGCCGCCACCGAGCGGTTGAGCCGCACCCAGACCCAGCAGCTGTTCGACACCTTCGCGGACATGGAGTTGGCCTGGGGCCCAACCTGGTCCACGTCGCTGAAAGCGCTGTGGGTCGGCGACGGTGAGGCGATCGGTGATGTCGCCATCGGCGAGGAACTCGCCGAGCAACTCGGCAGCGAGCCGATCCACCCGGTGCTGCTGGACCTGTGCACCGGAGTCGCCTTCCCCGCGTTCCCGGCGCTGCTGGCGGCCGAGCACGGTGTCGCGGATCTGTTCCTGCCGCTGCGGTATGGGCGGGTGATGCTGGCTGAGCGGATGCCGCGACGGTTCTATTGCCGCGCACGTTGGCAGGCGGGCGGTCTGGACAGCGAGACGCAGGTCTTCGATCTCGACTTCGTGGACCGGGATGGACGCCTGCTGGGCGGAATTCGCGAATTCACCGTCAAGCGCGCGCCCCGGGAGGCGTTGCTGCGCGGGCTCGGTGGCGACGCCACCCGGCTGCTGTACACCCTCGGCTGGAACGAGGTGCCCCCGCCGGCAGCGGATGACACCGCCGAAACCGCGGACAACACCTGGCTGATCGCCGGGTTCGACGAGCTTGCGGACGTCGTCCCGGGCAGCCTTCGCACCAACGACATCGTCGACCCGGAGCGCTGGGTGCAGCTGTTCGCCCAGGCGAAGGACGGCGGAGCGCCGATCTCCGGCATCGTCTGGCGCAGCGGCCGTCGACCGGGCACGGATGAGTCGAGCACCGAATTCGCCGGACGGCTGGAGGGCGAGCTCGACCAGCTGCTGACGCTGGTGCGCACGGCGCTCGGGCAGCAGGACCTGAAGCTGCCCGGCGGACTGTGGGTCGTCACCGAGCGGGCCGTGGCCACCGAACCCGGCGAGCCGGTCGACCCGGTACAGGCCGCGCTGTGGGGTCTCGGGCGCACCGTCATCGCCGAGCAGCCACAGTTGCGCTGCCGGCTGGTCGACCATGACGGGTCGCAGGACGCCGTGCAGTGGCTGGCCAGACTGCTCGCCGCGCCGGCTTCACCGGTCGCCGAACCCGAACTCGCACTGCGGCAAGGGAAGTTCCTGGTGTCGCGGCTGCTGCCGTGGGCGCGGGGCGGGCATCTCGCGGTGCCGCGGGGGACCGACTATGTGCTGGCGCCGACCGAACGCGGCGCCATCGACAACCTCCGTCTGGTGGAGACCGAAGTGACGGCCCCGGCTGCCGGCCAGGCGCAGATCCAGGTCGAGGCGGCCGGTCTGAACTTCCGTGACGTGCTCAACGTGTTGGGCCTCTACCCGGGTGACCCCGGACCCATCGGCGGGGACTTCTCCGGGATCGTCACCGAATTGGGCGACGGCGTCACCGGACTCGAGGTCGGCCAACGCGTCTTCGGCTTCATGCAGGGCGCGTTCGCCAGCCGGGTGAATGTGCCGGCACAGTTGCTGGCGCCGGTGCCCAAGGGTCTGGGCGCGATAGCCGCGGCGAGCATACCGGCGGCTGCGCTCACCGCACGCCTGGCCTTCGACTGGGCCAAGCTGCGGCCCGGGGACCGGGTGCTGGTCCACGCCGCCAGCGGCGGCGTCGGCCTGGCGGCGGTCCAGCTGGCACGCCAGTGCGGCGCGACGGTGTTCGCCACCGCCAGCGCCTACAAGCGTGCCGTGCTGCGCGAGCTTGGTGTGGAGTACGTATACGACTCGCGCACCACGGATTTCGCGGACCAGATCCTGGCCGACACGGATGGGGCCGGCGTCGACGTCGTGCTCAACAGCCTGACCAACGAGGGCTTCCTCGAGGCGACCGTGCGGGCGACCGCCCGCAATGGCCGGTTCGCCGAGATCGCCAAGCGGGACATCTGGACGCCCGAGCAGATGGCGGCGGTGCGGCCCGACATCGACTACGAGATCGTGGCGCTGGACGGGACCATCATGTCCGACCCGGAGCACATTCACCGGCTGCTGTGCGAGGTGTCGGACGGCTTGGGCAACGGCGAGTGGGAACCGCTGCACGCTGAGATCTATCCGCTGACCGAGGCGAAGACGGCGTTCCGCCGCATGCAGCAGGCCCGCCATATCGGCAAGATCGTGTTGCAGATGCCGAATCCGCTTGCACCGCGCGGTGATCGGACCTATCTGATCACCGGCGGCCTCGGTGCCCTGGGTCTGCACACGGCGGCGTACCTCGCTCAGCTGGGGGCCGGCGACATCGTGCTGACCAGCCGGCATCTGCCCGATGCGGAGGCGCAGCAGGCGATCGACGCCATCATCGAGCGGTACCGGTGCCGGATCCACGTCTTCGGGGCCGACGTCGGCGACGAGTCTCAGGTCGCGGAGTTGCTGAATCGCATCCGCGCCGAGTTGCCGCCGCTTGCCGGGGTCGCACACCTGGCGGGTCTGCTCGACGACGCGCTGCTACCTCAGCAGAGCCTGGAGCGGTTCCGGACGACGTTGGCGCCCAAGGCGTTTGCGGCGTGGCATCTGCACCGGTTGACCAAGAACGACGACCTGGAATTCTTCATCATGTATTCCTCGATCTCCAGCGTCCTCGGTTCTCCGGGTCAGGCCAACTATGCCGCGGCCAACGCGCTGCTGGACGGACTGGTGGCCGAACGCAATGCCCAGGGCTTGACCGCGACCAGCGTCAACTGGGGTCCGTGGGCGAAGGGCGGCATGGCCGCCTCACACGCCGCGCGCGTCAATCTCGGTGCGCAAGGCCTGATTCCGCTGGATCCCACGGCCGCCCTGAGCGCGCTCGGCGAGCTGTTCGCCGAGGGGACCGGACAGGCAACCGTCATCAAGGCCAACTGGCAGCGCACGGCGAAGGTGCTCGGCGGTTCGCGTCCGGCGATACTCGACTACGTGCTGCCCAGTGCCGTCGCGGCCACGCAGGGCGACAGTGAGTTGCTGCGCCAGTTGCACGAGATCCCGGAGGGGCAACGCGCCGACTTCCTGACCGAATATCTGCAGCAGGAGGTGCAGAGCTTCCTGAGGCTGGCCCAGCCGCCCGCGGCCACCAGCCGGTTCCTGGATCTGGGCACCGACTCGCTGATGGCGGTCGAACTCCGCAACCGGTTACTCGGGCAGTTCGGCGGCCAACTGACGATCAGCGCCACCGCGGTGTTCGACTATCCGACCATCAGGTCGCTCGCCGAGTACCTGGCTTCCCAGCTGCCGGAGTTGATGGCCGAATCGGTCCCGGCTCCGGTCGGCGAGGCCCCCGAGGAGCCTGCGGCAGAGCCCGCCGAGGAGTCCGCCGACGCTTAG